The following proteins come from a genomic window of Campylobacter concisus:
- a CDS encoding ABC transporter ATP-binding protein → MINIRGVSLVYNQNKQNEFCALKNINLDINDGELVILKGISGSGKSTLLSLIALLQKPTSGEILIDGTNIAKLPDAFCSELRHKRLGLVFQNFNLIEGLSVYENLLAPFALTNFKANVRDEMIKKALSLANIAHKKDENVSNLSGGERQRCAVARALSMDANIILADEPTANLDRQNARAFLGLLESFKALKKSVIVATHDSIFDELSITDRVVSLQNGEIV, encoded by the coding sequence ATGATAAATATAAGAGGTGTCAGCCTAGTTTATAACCAAAACAAACAAAATGAGTTTTGTGCTTTAAAAAATATAAATTTAGATATTAACGATGGCGAGCTAGTGATACTAAAAGGCATTAGTGGAAGCGGTAAAAGCACCTTGCTTTCGCTTATCGCCCTACTTCAAAAGCCAACTAGTGGAGAAATTTTGATAGATGGCACTAACATCGCGAAGCTACCTGATGCCTTTTGCTCTGAGCTTAGACACAAAAGGCTTGGACTTGTCTTTCAAAATTTTAACCTCATCGAGGGACTAAGTGTCTATGAGAATTTACTAGCTCCATTTGCTCTAACAAATTTCAAGGCAAATGTGCGAGATGAGATGATAAAAAAGGCTCTAAGTCTCGCAAATATCGCTCATAAAAAAGATGAGAACGTATCAAATTTAAGTGGTGGCGAGCGTCAAAGATGTGCGGTAGCTAGGGCTTTATCTATGGATGCTAACATCATCTTGGCTGATGAGCCAACGGCAAATTTAGATAGACAAAATGCACGTGCATTTTTAGGCTTGCTAGAGTCTTTTAAAGCTCTAAAAAAGAGTGTTATTGTCGCTACTCACGATAGCATTTTTGATGAGTTAAGTATCACAGATAGGGTTGTCAGCTTGCAAAACGGAGAGATAGTATGA
- a CDS encoding pseudouridine synthase, with protein MEKTRLNKFISHNTNYSRREADELIKAGKVSIAGRVVSDLATSVDEDDKVRINGRLIKLKKEFTVIVYHKQKGELVSKKDDRGRKTIYDTLDKKFAKFVSVGRLDYASEGLLLLTDAPAIATALMNSDLEREYYLKVKGEVTKEVIEAMTNGFFAKDATKGAHAKTTIKSMEFKPFLAYKVFGSSGGYTKLKVIINEGQNRELRRFFGYFDLEVMDLKRVSFGRVSLDMLKPGKWRYFENSEYEDLRDFLKVNNVRY; from the coding sequence ATGGAAAAAACAAGACTAAATAAATTTATCTCACATAACACAAACTACTCACGCCGTGAGGCAGATGAGCTGATAAAAGCTGGCAAGGTTAGCATAGCAGGACGCGTGGTTAGCGACCTTGCTACAAGCGTGGATGAAGATGATAAAGTGCGCATAAATGGGCGTTTGATAAAGCTAAAAAAAGAATTTACCGTTATCGTTTATCACAAACAAAAGGGCGAGCTAGTTAGCAAGAAAGATGACCGCGGACGAAAGACGATATATGACACGTTAGATAAGAAATTTGCTAAATTTGTTAGCGTGGGGCGCTTAGACTACGCAAGCGAGGGGCTACTTTTACTAACTGACGCTCCAGCGATCGCCACAGCACTCATGAATAGCGACTTAGAGCGCGAATACTACCTAAAAGTAAAAGGTGAGGTGACAAAAGAGGTGATAGAGGCGATGACAAATGGCTTTTTCGCCAAGGACGCCACCAAAGGCGCTCACGCAAAAACCACTATAAAATCAATGGAATTTAAGCCATTTCTAGCCTATAAAGTCTTTGGCTCAAGCGGCGGCTATACAAAACTAAAGGTTATCATTAACGAGGGGCAAAATAGGGAGCTTCGCCGCTTCTTTGGCTACTTTGACCTTGAAGTGATGGATCTAAAAAGGGTTAGCTTTGGACGTGTTAGCCTTGATATGCTAAAGCCTGGCAAATGGCGCTACTTCGAAAATAGCGAATACGAAGACCTAAGAGACTTTTTAAAAGTTAATAACGTTAGATACTAA
- a CDS encoding ABC transporter permease: MIGKNFINYAVVLLFKDRKDHLFSFCLFALIIFVLSSVLFISGSIQHDLINLVKDRSSIVVSAFRAGKNDLMHPGYIYDISKIDGVSDVRGVVDGEYYFVQKRVWFHLYEDDSLKEDEMIVGEGVKAAMNELYYDESFNFLTEERMIPVKILKTMPAQSGLITNSAIFLHPNTLRAILNLKDEEYTKLYVEVPNTDEISEVALKIENLYPNSFALSIEDEVAKVRHLYYYKGGIFMSIYVSVMLIFFVLLKNQISLAYGSKKREIAILRSIGFCIKDIIFLKFIQNFIVSVSAFLLGVMLAYLFVFVLNAPLLKGIFLGDELLNFTNFTPILEFDKLFLIFVFGVIPFLAFVLIPSWRVASSDINEGLK, translated from the coding sequence ATGATAGGTAAAAATTTTATAAACTATGCTGTGGTTCTGCTTTTTAAAGATAGAAAGGATCACCTTTTTAGCTTTTGCCTCTTTGCACTCATTATCTTTGTGCTAAGCTCGGTACTTTTCATCTCTGGATCGATCCAACATGATCTTATAAATTTAGTAAAAGATAGATCAAGTATCGTAGTGAGTGCATTTCGCGCTGGTAAAAATGACCTCATGCACCCTGGCTATATCTACGATATCTCGAAGATCGATGGTGTAAGTGATGTAAGGGGTGTAGTTGATGGAGAGTACTACTTCGTTCAAAAGCGTGTTTGGTTTCATCTATATGAAGATGATAGCTTAAAAGAGGATGAGATGATCGTCGGAGAAGGTGTAAAGGCAGCGATGAATGAGCTTTACTACGACGAGAGCTTTAATTTTTTGACTGAAGAGCGCATGATACCAGTAAAGATATTAAAGACCATGCCGGCACAAAGTGGTTTAATCACAAATAGCGCTATATTTTTGCATCCAAATACGCTAAGGGCTATCTTAAATTTAAAAGATGAAGAGTATACAAAGCTCTATGTTGAGGTACCAAATACTGATGAGATCAGTGAAGTAGCTTTAAAGATAGAGAATTTATATCCAAATTCTTTCGCTCTTAGTATAGAAGATGAGGTGGCTAAGGTTAGGCACCTTTACTATTATAAGGGCGGAATTTTTATGAGCATTTATGTTAGCGTCATGCTTATATTCTTTGTCTTGCTTAAAAACCAAATTTCACTTGCCTATGGTAGCAAAAAACGTGAAATAGCTATTTTAAGAAGCATTGGTTTTTGTATAAAAGATATTATATTTTTAAAATTTATACAAAATTTCATCGTGAGCGTTAGTGCTTTTTTACTCGGTGTTATGCTGGCTTATCTCTTTGTTTTTGTATTAAATGCTCCACTTTTAAAAGGGATATTTTTAGGTGATGAGCTTTTAAATTTTACAAATTTCACGCCTATTTTAGAGTTTGACAAGCTCTTTTTGATCTTTGTTTTTGGTGTGATACCATTTTTGGCGTTTGTACTCATACCTTCATGGAGAGTAGCAAGTAGTGACATAAATGAGGGGCTAAAATGA
- a CDS encoding nitrous oxide reductase accessory protein NosL, translating into MILRSILGSALLATLLFGASANEQTVKMKPMFQSVDPSKATLVGSGEDKEYCAVCGMNLVKFYKTNHVYNGKQVASLHCLYELTEGKIPSDAQVVDTKNLNLIDVNKAFYVVGSSVKGTMTRNSKYAFSTEADAKEFQAENGGEIMNFAKAYEIAGQDFEGDNKMIKAKREDGVYAHGKEFYEANCDKTDPKSFKAISELKAHLKKVCDAKEANKAPEYDKHLQAAALYLWDAPANLGTSNQASKAKQEIKKPERIVVPKGARCAICGMLVKNSPWATLIKADGKDYYFDGVKDMAQFYFADGKMKDAYVSDYYTLEKLDAKDAFYVHGSNVYGPMGDEFIPFKDEAKAESFLKDHAGKGVIRFDEIKNFIGK; encoded by the coding sequence ATGATTTTACGTTCTATCTTGGGTTCAGCACTGCTGGCGACCCTACTCTTTGGTGCTTCGGCAAATGAGCAAACTGTCAAAATGAAACCGATGTTTCAAAGCGTGGATCCTAGCAAGGCTACACTAGTAGGAAGTGGCGAGGATAAGGAGTATTGTGCTGTTTGTGGAATGAATTTGGTTAAATTTTATAAGACTAATCACGTATATAACGGCAAGCAAGTAGCATCACTTCACTGCTTATATGAGCTAACAGAAGGCAAGATCCCAAGCGACGCGCAGGTCGTCGATACTAAAAATCTAAATTTGATCGATGTAAATAAAGCCTTTTATGTCGTTGGTAGTAGCGTCAAGGGTACAATGACTAGAAATAGCAAATACGCCTTTTCAACCGAGGCTGACGCAAAAGAATTTCAAGCAGAAAATGGCGGCGAGATAATGAACTTTGCCAAAGCTTACGAGATAGCTGGACAGGATTTTGAAGGCGATAATAAAATGATCAAAGCTAAGCGTGAAGATGGCGTTTACGCACATGGTAAGGAATTTTACGAGGCAAACTGCGACAAAACTGATCCAAAAAGCTTTAAGGCTATCTCTGAGCTAAAAGCTCATCTCAAAAAAGTATGCGACGCAAAAGAGGCTAACAAAGCTCCAGAGTACGACAAGCACTTGCAAGCCGCTGCTCTTTATCTATGGGACGCTCCAGCAAATTTAGGTACTAGCAACCAAGCTTCAAAAGCTAAACAAGAAATAAAAAAACCTGAGAGAATAGTCGTACCAAAGGGCGCAAGATGTGCGATATGTGGCATGCTTGTCAAAAATTCTCCATGGGCAACACTCATCAAAGCAGATGGCAAGGATTATTATTTTGATGGTGTAAAAGATATGGCGCAATTTTACTTTGCGGATGGCAAAATGAAAGATGCTTATGTGAGTGATTATTACACGCTAGAAAAGCTTGATGCAAAAGATGCGTTTTATGTTCATGGCTCAAACGTTTATGGACCAATGGGCGACGAATTTATCCCATTTAAAGACGAAGCAAAGGCAGAGAGCTTTTTAAAAGATCATGCTGGCAAAGGTGTCATAAGATTTGACGAGATAAAGAATTTTATCGGTAAATAG
- a CDS encoding tetratricopeptide repeat protein, whose product MKKAVLLYTILLTIGFSKDLVELGLEAYSKGDYNKAVEIFTKTCNDGNNGNCYNLGLLYINGQGVKQDYNKAAKLYEKACNGEIIQACYNLGFLYYNGQGTTQDYYKTAQLWQKVCDAKYSIGCYNLGLLYEDGQGVEQDYNKAARLYEEACNNGHALSCSNLGVLYIKNQGVEQNYNKAIELYNKSCDGKNAIGCFNLGNLYEEGKYLKQDYYKAANLYKQACDGGYANGCYNLGNFYERGQGVEQDYTKAIKLYEKACDGNIAQAYHNLGVLYVNGLGVEQDYYKAAQLWQKACNDRYGMSCYNLGISYNNGQGVKQDYYRAADLYKQACDDGVNDSCSNLGILYENGQGVEQDYSKSLELYEKACDNGYNRGCFNLGAFYLKGKGAKQDYHIAKEYFYKACELGLQPGCDVYKKLNEKGL is encoded by the coding sequence ATGAAAAAGGCTGTTCTTTTATACACAATCTTACTAACTATTGGATTCTCCAAGGATCTAGTAGAACTTGGACTTGAGGCTTACAGCAAAGGTGACTACAACAAAGCAGTCGAGATATTTACTAAAACTTGCAATGATGGAAATAATGGCAATTGCTATAATTTAGGACTTTTGTATATAAATGGCCAGGGTGTAAAACAAGACTACAATAAAGCAGCTAAATTATACGAAAAGGCTTGTAATGGTGAAATTATTCAAGCTTGTTATAACTTAGGATTTTTATACTATAACGGTCAAGGCACTACACAAGACTACTATAAAACTGCTCAATTGTGGCAAAAAGTTTGTGATGCCAAATATAGTATTGGTTGTTATAATTTAGGGCTTTTATATGAGGATGGTCAAGGTGTAGAGCAAGACTACAATAAGGCGGCTAGATTATACGAAGAAGCTTGCAATAATGGACATGCACTAAGCTGTTCTAATCTAGGTGTTTTATATATAAAAAACCAAGGTGTAGAACAAAACTATAACAAAGCCATAGAGCTATACAATAAATCTTGTGACGGTAAAAATGCTATAGGTTGTTTTAATTTAGGAAATTTATACGAAGAAGGCAAATATCTAAAGCAGGACTACTATAAAGCGGCCAATCTATATAAACAAGCTTGTGATGGCGGATATGCTAATGGCTGCTATAATCTAGGTAATTTTTATGAAAGAGGACAAGGGGTAGAGCAGGACTATACCAAAGCTATCAAACTATACGAAAAAGCTTGCGATGGCAATATCGCCCAAGCCTACCACAATTTGGGAGTTTTATATGTAAATGGTCTGGGTGTAGAGCAAGACTATTATAAGGCAGCTCAATTATGGCAAAAAGCTTGCAATGACAGATACGGTATGAGTTGTTACAACTTAGGAATTTCATACAATAATGGCCAAGGTGTGAAACAAGACTATTATAGAGCGGCTGATCTATACAAACAAGCTTGTGACGATGGAGTTAATGATAGTTGCTCTAATTTAGGAATTTTATATGAAAACGGTCAAGGTGTAGAGCAAGACTACAGTAAATCCCTAGAATTATATGAAAAAGCTTGCGATAATGGATACAATCGCGGTTGTTTTAATTTAGGAGCTTTTTATCTAAAAGGCAAAGGCGCAAAACAAGACTACCACATAGCAAAAGAATATTTTTATAAAGCTTGCGAATTAGGGCTTCAACCAGGGTGTGACGTTTATAAAAAGTTAAACGAAAAAGGCCTTTAA